The Arcobacter sp. LA11 genome segment TCTGGAACTTAAATCTACTCTAAATGCCTCAATAAATTGTTTTACTCTGTTTAATGGTTTACTTTGCTGAACAGAATTGTTATTATGTATCGTTGATTCATAACTAGTTCTATTAGTTGAAATTTGCATTTTTCCCCTTAAATTTCTAAATCAAATACTGACTGTAATATCTCTTCTTCTGATAATTCTTTTTTAGATGGTTGTTTTTTTGGCTCTTTTAATAATAAAACTTTTTTCTTTAAATCAATAAGATTATATTTTGTAAGGTTTTTTAATAAAGTATCATTTATCATATCAATTTTAAGAGCATTTTCTTTTATCATTTTACTAATTACATTCTCTAGGTTTTGCTTTGTTTTTAAGTAAATTTTTTCTTCTTCTGTTAGAGTAATATACTCTTTATCCAGATATTCCATTATTGCAGCACCAGTATACTTATATGTGAGTATAGAATGATAAGAAAACTCTTTATATGCTAAAGTGGGTATAAATACGCTTGTAAAAATAGAACCCCCTACATTTGTAAGACCTTCTAAAGTTGTCAATGGATTATGAGAGCAAATGAAATCATCCCCAACTGTAGAGGGTGAATTGATTAAAGAACGAATATTATTTTTTAATATTACAAAATTCTTTCCAACTTCTTTTGGTCCACCTTTTAGTGACTGTAGTTCATTCTTATAAGCTAAAAAATCACCAGTTACTTTTTGAGGAGAACCTTCAAGTGATGTAAGTACATTATCACTTATATCAAAGTCACCATGTACTTCATTGAAATTAATAGGTAGTTTTAATAAATTTTCTAAGGTATTTGATAATCTTACATCACCTTGAACATCTACCGAGTTATCTTCTAAAATTTTAAAATTTTTTATATTATTAGTATGTAGCCACTTACTTATATCGTCTTTATTTGTTATTGCAACAATAGGCTTGTAAATATGCCTAATTACTTCTTTCCCTTTATATCTCCACGTCTTTTTTTCTTCATCAAAACTACTTGAAGGTATATGATTTAGACTTATATCAGTTATGATGTCCCAAAGTATTTCATTTGCAATATCTTCTAATCCTCTTAACTCATTCCAGTGGCAAATATAATCTTGACCTACAGTTACAGGACCTCCTACAAGGTGTTCAATTTTATTGTTTGAACAATCAAAAAAATCTTGTATATATTTTGGTCCACCTTTTAATGAACTTAAACTATTATTAGAACATTTGAAATAACCTTTTATGGTTCGAGGACTTCCGTTTATTGAAGTTATGTAGTTATCTGAACAGTTGAAATATCCTTCAACTTTTTTAGGACTATAAGACAAGTCTTTTAATCTATTTCTTGAACAATCAAAGTCTCCTACTGTATGTGGAGCTCCAAAAAGTGAAGCTAAATTATTATTTGAACAATTAAAATCTTTTTGAACTATATTTGGACAACCTTCAAGTGATTCTAAATTATTTTCACTGATATCAAAATATCCATTTATACTTTCAAAAACGATTGGTAGTTTTTTTTCTGCTAGTTTATTTTTTAAATTTACACTACCGTAAACTTTGATTTGTAGATTTTCAGAGATTGAATAATTTTTAATATCATGGTAAGTTAACCACTCTTCAATATCTTTGATATTTTGCATGCTATCCCTTTATTGAAAACTACTAGTACAATAGCCATTTTAATTATATCTATTATTTTAGCATTTTTTTTCTTATTTTTGAGGAAAAAAATTATTTTTTTAAAGGAATAGTTATTTAAGAAAGTATAATTTATTATTTAAAGACTAATTTAGTCTTTAAATAAAGTAGAACCAACTCTAATCATATTTGAACCACATGCAATTGCAAGTTCAAAATCAGAGCTCATTCCCATTGAACAGTATTTAGCTCCTAAAGGAACTAATTCGTCATAGATTTTTTTTGTAGTTCTAAAAGACTCTTTTATAATTTCTCTATCTTCTACATGTGCTCCAATACTCATAACACCTTTTAATCTGATATTTGGGCAAGTATCTAAAATCTTTTTATAAATATTTACTGCTTCTTCTGGAAGTACTCCAGTTTTGCTATCTTCCTGTGCTGAATTAATTTGTAAAAGACAAGAAATTTTTTTGTTTTTAATTTGAAGTTTTTTATTAAACTCTTGGGCTAGTTCTAGACTATCAATTGATTGAACTAAAGTTGGGTTTAAATCGATTAAATTATTTATTTTATTTTTTTGAAGACGTCCTACAAAATGCCATTCTAAAGGAAGTTCATTGAGTTCTTCACTTTTTACTTTTAAATCTTGTACTTTATTTTCTCCAAAAGCTCTTTGTCCTGCATCATATAATGTAGCAACATCTTGGCTTTGTGAGTATTTTGAAATACCTATGATTTTTACTATGTGGTGTTCTGAAACTTTTAATCTAGCACCTTCAACTTTTGTAATGATTGTATCTAAGTTTTTTACAGCAGTCTCTTTTTTCATTTTAAACCTTTTATCCTAATAGTCTATTAATATCGTTATAAATTCCAAGTAACATTAAAGAGCCTAAAATAACCCAACCACCAATTGTCATAAACATAAAAACTTGGTCACTTGGCTTTCTTCTTGCAATTATTTCATATAAGTTAAACATTATATGTCCACCATCAAGGGCTGGAATTGGAAGAAGGTTTAATACTCCTAAGTTAACAGAAATAAGTGCAGTAATTGCAAAAAGTGCTATTATTGATGATTCACTTGCATCTGATATAACTTTTCCAATTGTAATAACTCCACCAATCTCAGAACTTGGGATAATTCCTTGGATAAGTTTTTGTACACCTTGAAAAATCATTTTAGATGATTCTATAGTTTTATCCCAAGAATAACCTAATGCACCTATTGGGTCATGGTAAATAGTTACTAATTTTGGTGCAGGGGAAATACCTATCATTCTTTTTCTAATATTTTCGTTAAATATATTTTGTGCATCAGAAATATGAGGATTTATTGTTTTTGGAATAATTTGTCCATTTCTTTCTATAAAAAATTTTAATGAACCATCTGAACTTCTAATAATTGAACCAAGTTCTTCCCATGTTTTAATATCAAAATTGTTGATTCTTTTTATTACATCACCTTCTTTTATGCCAGCACGGAATGCAGGTGAATTCTCTTGAATTTTTCCTACTGTAGGACTTAATGAATTTGCACCAGCAAGTGCAATTACAAAATATAAAATAGCAGCTAATAAAAAGTTTGCAAAAGGTCCTGCAAAAAGTATTACTATTCTTTGCCAAGGTGTTTTGTTGTTATATGAATCATTCCCAGCTTCTTGAAGGCCTGGTTTTGTATCATCTTGACCTTTCATTTTTACGTATCCACCTAATGGAATAAGTGCAATCTGCCATTTTGTTCCACGCCAAACTTTAGAATAAACTTGACGACCAAAACCTATTGAAAAGACATGAACTGTAACACCATAATAACGTGCAGCTAAAAAATGACCTAATTCATGAAAAAATACTAAAAAAGAAAGAACAAGTAGAAAAGTAATAGTACCCAAAAATACTCCAGTTAATTTGTAAAATAATCTCTAGTATACTCATATCCTGAGTATAAAGTTAATGCAACAGCAATCCAAAGTAGAGTTGTTGCAAATGGCCAATTCATAATTAAAAAACCTATTGCTATCATTTGTATAACAGTTTTTACTTTTCCAGCCATAGATGCAGCAACATCTTTACCTTCGCCAATTGCCATAACACGAAGACCTGTTATGAAAAATTCACGTGAAAGAATTAGAAATACAGCCCAAGCTGAAGCCCTATCAATAACCATCAATCCTAAAAACCCTGCTAACATAAGCATTTTATCTGCTAAGGGGTCTAGAATTGCACCAAGCTTTGTCATTTGATCCCATTTTCTTGCAATATAACCATCAAAAAAATCTGTAACAGAGGCTATTACAAATACTAGTCCTGCAAAATAATCAAGCCAGCTTGGATGCCATGTGGAAAATAATGTACTATCTCTATCAATTAAAAACCATAGCATTAGCGGTGCTAATGCTATACGAAATAGAGCTAAGATATTAGGAAGATTTAGAGCTTTACTCATTATTTAAAAGTAGTCCCACCATCAACAATTAATGTATGTCCTGTAACCCAAGATGCTTCTTGTGTACATAAGAAGAAACATGATTGTGCTAAATCTTCTGGTTGCCCAATTCTATCCAATGGAGAAAATTCAGCAGTTTTTTGTTTAACTTCTTCATAGTTTGTAAATGCTTTTAATGCATCAGTATCAATTGGACCACCTGAAACTGCATTTACTCTAATATTCATAGCTCCAAGTTCAGTTGCTGCATATCTTACCATAGCTTCTACAGCTGCTTTATTTGTACCATGTCCTGAGTAGTTTTCAATATATACTAAATTTCCAGTAGAAGATAAAGAAACAATAGAACCACCACCAACTTTTTCCATTCTTTTAGCAGCTTGTTGTGCACCACATACAAATGCATTTACAGTTGCAGTATAGATATTATTTAATCCTCTAGGTTTTAGTTTCATAAATTTACCATATCCACCAACAACTGCTCTTCCATAAATCATTGCATTTGAAATAAAGAAATCAACTCTATCAAAATCTTTGTCAATTTCTAAAAATAGTTCTTTATATGTTTCTGGTTCTAATACATTAAAAGGGTAACATTTACATTTTACTCCAAATTTTGCCTCTACATCATCACAAATTTCTTGTGCTATTTCTTTATTTGAATTGTATGTAAATGCAACATCTACTCCATTTTCTGCAAATTTATAAACGTTTGCTTTTCCAATACCTTTAGTACCACCACTAATTACTAAAGTTTTGCCCTTCATATTGTTACTCATTATTTTATCACCTCATAATTTTTTAATACTTCTTCAAGTTTTTTCATAGTTTCAGCACTTGGAGCTGTTAATGGAAGTCTATATTCCAATGTATTTAATAATCCAGCAAGATACATAATTGCTTTGATTGGAATAGGATTTGCTTCAACAAATAGCGTATTATTTAGTTTATATAAATCATTATTTATTGATTTAGCTGTATCATAATCTCCATCAAATACACTATGTACTAATTTACTTTTGTAATTTGGAAGTAAATTTGATGTTACTGAAATAATTCCTTTTGCTCCATTTGCTAACATTGGAAAGTCAATTGCATCATCTCCTGAAACTAGACAAAAATCTGGTCTTTGTGAAGAAATTTCAATTGCTCTTTCTAAAGAACCTGTTGCTTCTTTGATTGCATAGATATTTGAAACATCATCAAATAATCTAATAGCAGTATTTGCTTCAATATCAACTCCTGTACGTCCAGGTACATTATATATCATAAAAGGAATTTCAACTGATTGCGCAATTGCTTTATAATGTTGATATAAGCCTTCTTGTGAAGGTTTGTTATAATATGGAGCAACAGATAATAGTCCGTCTGCACCTACAGATTGAGCATGTTTTGCAATATCACAAGCTTCATGTGTTGCGTTTGAACCAGCTCCTGCAATAACTTTTACATTTGTACCTTTACAAGTTGCTACTGCAATTTCAATACATTCTTTATGTTCTGCATGGGATAATGTTGCACTTTCTCCTGTAGTTCCTACTGGAACAACAGCATCCATTCCTTGTGCAATTTGTCTTTTTATTAAGTATTCATAACTTTGTGTATCTAATTTCCCATCTCTAAATGGAGTAATAAGTGCGGTCATCGCACCTGTAATATTATTCATTTAATTTTCCCTTTTAAACTTTTTAAATTTTCATGATACTATTTAGATTTTAAACTCTAGTATCTACATTATAATCTTTTTATTTCTTGCCTAATTTATTTAGAAAAATTTGTTTTGAAAGTTCATAGTTAGAATTTCCGCCAAATTTTTGTTTAGTTATTTTATTATCCACTATTGATCTTCCTCCTTCTTTAGAATTAATGTTGTTGAGTTTTTCTTTGTTAAATATTTTTTTGCAACTTCAACAATATCTTTTTTCTTTAGTTTTTCAACTTTTTCTTCATATTCAAAAAGAGGTTTAATATTATCTCTTACAAAATAACTTCCATATAATCCTGCAACTGAACTTGAACTTTCAAGTGAGAAGATGAAATCAGCTTTTGTATTTATTTTAATTTTATTAATCTCTTCTTTTGTAATTTGACCATTTTTTATATTTTTTATAATTTTATTAATCTCTTTTTTTACATCTTTTGCTTTAATACCTTCATTACAAACTGCAACAAACATGAAAAGACCAGGGTCTGTTAATTCTAAGTTATATGCATAAACAGAATTTACTAATCTTTTTTCATCTACAAGTACTTTTTGTAAATATGAACTTTTCCCTGAACTTAATAGTTCACTTAAGGCACTTAATGCAACTTGGTCTTCATGTTCGTAGTTTGGAATATGATAAGCCATTGCAAGCATCTCAACTTGTGTATCTTTATAAACTACAATATTTTTTTCACCATCTTGTACTGGTTCTACTGTATGAATTTTTGATTCAATTTCTTTAATATTTTGAATTTTAGCAAAATATTTGGTTGTTGATTTAAATACTTCATCTTTTGTAATATCTCCTGCAACAACAACTACTGCATTTTTTGGTTGATAATATGTACTATGAAAATCTCTAATATCTTCAATTGTCCAATTTTTTATATCATTTGTAAAACCAATTGGTGTCCAATGATATGGATGATAAATATAGGCATTGTTAAATAATCTATATTGTAAGTAACCCATTGGATTATTATCAGTTCTCCATCTTCTTTCTTCTGCTACTACATCACGTTCAGGTTGAAATTCTTCATCTTTTAAAGTTAAGTTTTGCATTAACTCTGCAAAGAGTTTTAAAGATTTATCCATATTTTTTGAACTTGATTTAATATAGTACTTTGTGTAATCAAAAGATGTTGAAGCATTATTAACTCCTCCAAATCCTTTCACTATCTCATCAAATTCTCCAGCTTTTAGATTTTTTGTTGATTTAAAATTTAGATGTTCAAGCATATGTGCAATACCTGATTTTCCCATTTTTTCATTTCTACTACCTACATTGTAAAAAATGTTTGTAGAAACTACATTTGATTCATTATCCATAGGAATAACAACAATTTTTAAACCATTTTCTAAAGTCTTAGTATGATACTTTGGTAAACTTTGACTCATTAATTCTCCTAAAAAAAATGCAAAGAACAAAAAAGATATTAAAATTTTTTTCAAAAATGTTCCTTTTTAAATATTTATTTTGTTTTTAAATCTGAACCAATAACTTCAGATATATTATTAAATCCATCTTTGTTCATCAGTTCTAAAATTTCTTCATTGATTTTTCTTATCATTGAAGGTCCTTCAAAAATCATACCTGAGTATGATTGAACTAAAGATGCACCAGCTTTCAGTCTTTTATATGCTTCTTCTCCTGTTGAAATTCCTCCAACAGAAATAAGTGTTGTTTTCCCATATAACTCTTTTGCTAATTCTACAAATAAATTATGTGATTTTTGTGTTAAACAA includes the following:
- a CDS encoding YggS family pyridoxal phosphate-dependent enzyme yields the protein MKKETAVKNLDTIITKVEGARLKVSEHHIVKIIGISKYSQSQDVATLYDAGQRAFGENKVQDLKVKSEELNELPLEWHFVGRLQKNKINNLIDLNPTLVQSIDSLELAQEFNKKLQIKNKKISCLLQINSAQEDSKTGVLPEEAVNIYKKILDTCPNIRLKGVMSIGAHVEDREIIKESFRTTKKIYDELVPLGAKYCSMGMSSDFELAIACGSNMIRVGSTLFKD
- the rseP gene encoding RIP metalloprotease RseP, giving the protein MGTITFLLVLSFLVFFHELGHFLAARYYGVTVHVFSIGFGRQVYSKVWRGTKWQIALIPLGGYVKMKGQDDTKPGLQEAGNDSYNNKTPWQRIVILFAGPFANFLLAAILYFVIALAGANSLSPTVGKIQENSPAFRAGIKEGDVIKRINNFDIKTWEELGSIIRSSDGSLKFFIERNGQIIPKTINPHISDAQNIFNENIRKRMIGISPAPKLVTIYHDPIGALGYSWDKTIESSKMIFQGVQKLIQGIIPSSEIGGVITIGKVISDASESSIIALFAITALISVNLGVLNLLPIPALDGGHIMFNLYEIIARRKPSDQVFMFMTIGGWVILGSLMLLGIYNDINRLLG
- the pgsA gene encoding CDP-diacylglycerol--glycerol-3-phosphate 3-phosphatidyltransferase, giving the protein MSKALNLPNILALFRIALAPLMLWFLIDRDSTLFSTWHPSWLDYFAGLVFVIASVTDFFDGYIARKWDQMTKLGAILDPLADKMLMLAGFLGLMVIDRASAWAVFLILSREFFITGLRVMAIGEGKDVAASMAGKVKTVIQMIAIGFLIMNWPFATTLLWIAVALTLYSGYEYTRDYFTN
- a CDS encoding enoyl-ACP reductase, whose product is MSNNMKGKTLVISGGTKGIGKANVYKFAENGVDVAFTYNSNKEIAQEICDDVEAKFGVKCKCYPFNVLEPETYKELFLEIDKDFDRVDFFISNAMIYGRAVVGGYGKFMKLKPRGLNNIYTATVNAFVCGAQQAAKRMEKVGGGSIVSLSSTGNLVYIENYSGHGTNKAAVEAMVRYAATELGAMNIRVNAVSGGPIDTDALKAFTNYEEVKQKTAEFSPLDRIGQPEDLAQSCFFLCTQEASWVTGHTLIVDGGTTFK
- the dapA gene encoding 4-hydroxy-tetrahydrodipicolinate synthase is translated as MNNITGAMTALITPFRDGKLDTQSYEYLIKRQIAQGMDAVVPVGTTGESATLSHAEHKECIEIAVATCKGTNVKVIAGAGSNATHEACDIAKHAQSVGADGLLSVAPYYNKPSQEGLYQHYKAIAQSVEIPFMIYNVPGRTGVDIEANTAIRLFDDVSNIYAIKEATGSLERAIEISSQRPDFCLVSGDDAIDFPMLANGAKGIISVTSNLLPNYKSKLVHSVFDGDYDTAKSINNDLYKLNNTLFVEANPIPIKAIMYLAGLLNTLEYRLPLTAPSAETMKKLEEVLKNYEVIK
- a CDS encoding pitrilysin family protein — translated: MSQSLPKYHTKTLENGLKIVVIPMDNESNVVSTNIFYNVGSRNEKMGKSGIAHMLEHLNFKSTKNLKAGEFDEIVKGFGGVNNASTSFDYTKYYIKSSSKNMDKSLKLFAELMQNLTLKDEEFQPERDVVAEERRWRTDNNPMGYLQYRLFNNAYIYHPYHWTPIGFTNDIKNWTIEDIRDFHSTYYQPKNAVVVVAGDITKDEVFKSTTKYFAKIQNIKEIESKIHTVEPVQDGEKNIVVYKDTQVEMLAMAYHIPNYEHEDQVALSALSELLSSGKSSYLQKVLVDEKRLVNSVYAYNLELTDPGLFMFVAVCNEGIKAKDVKKEINKIIKNIKNGQITKEEINKIKINTKADFIFSLESSSSVAGLYGSYFVRDNIKPLFEYEEKVEKLKKKDIVEVAKKYLTKKNSTTLILKKEEDQ